The Methanothermobacter sp. CaT2 DNA window TCATTAAAACACACCAGCATCATGAGAGTCATGAGAAACCCCGGAGACCTGAGATGAATTCCCTGAAGGTTCTCCTCCTGAGAAGCATGAGAAATGTTAGAAGTGGCTTGAGGGGTGTCACCCTTAAGCTGAGTTCAAGGACACCATTCACCTCATCACCTGAAAAGTCAGGTCTGACCATTATTTCAACATTCCCCAACCCTGCAGTCAATGCTGAAATGGTCCAGAGGTAACCTGAGAGCTCTGCGGTCCCTGCCACGTCATCCGAGCCCACATCAACAGTCAGTTCCAGTCTCTGAAGGTTAATTGAAGATAGAACGCTCCCTGCAAGATCCATAATATCCCTTCTGGCAATTATAGCCCTGCGTGCCAGTTCAATCAGCCTTTTAAACTCAAATTCCTCACCCTTTTCTTTATCAGCACCTTTAAATCTTTTTCTGAATATTCCAAGTCTCCAGAGCAGGATCTGAAGCCTGAAATCCATATTCTGCCCCTTCTTAGTACCCCTGATGACCAGGGTGTAGGGTGAGATGAGCAGCACAGCCAGCAGCCCCGCTGGAACC harbors:
- a CDS encoding DUF2953 domain-containing protein, whose translation is MKFLILAVPAGLLAVLLISPYTLVIRGTKKGQNMDFRLQILLWRLGIFRKRFKGADKEKGEEFEFKRLIELARRAIIARRDIMDLAGSVLSSINLQRLELTVDVGSDDVAGTAELSGYLWTISALTAGLGNVEIMVRPDFSGDEVNGVLELSLRVTPLKPLLTFLMLLRRRTFREFISGLRGFS